TTTTATGCCCGTTCGGTCGAATTTACCTTAAACAGCGCCAAAGTATTAGGCAAAATCGACGATGTTAAAAAATACAGCACATTATTAGCCGAAATCAAAACAAGATTTCAGCAACACTTTTTTGATCAAGGTGGCCGTTTGCAAGTGGGCAAACAAACTCAAACTGCTTATTTACTAGCAATAGGTTTTGATTTGCTAGATGCAGCTACCACAAAAAAAGCAGTCCCGCATTTATTAGCCACCTTTGAAGATGCAAATAACCACCTTAGAACCGGATTTTTAGGCACGCCACTGATTGCGCCAGTGCTGGAAAAAGTGGGCCGCACCGATTTGGCCTTTGATTTATTATTTAAAAAAACCTATCCATCTTGGTTATATTCAGTTACCCAAGGGGCAACGACAGTTTGGGAACGTTGGGATGGTTACACCCATAACAATGGTTTCGCAGACAAACAAGGTTCTTTAAATCACTATGCCTATGGCGCCATTGGCGAATGGATTTATGATCGCGTTGTTGGGATCAGTCCGCTCACTGCTGGGTATAAAAAAATACGTATCGCGCCGTTAATTACTGAGCATTTACAGTTTGCACAAGGAGAGTTCCAATCCGTTTATGGCACCATAAAATCACATTGGGAAAAAACAAACTCTGGATTAATTATGAATATCAGCATCCCTAGCAATACCCAAGCGCAAATAGAGATACCCCATTTAAACAAGGCAGTTTATATTAATCAGCAACGACTAACATCGGATAGATTTGAGATTATCGAGCGTAATCAACAACATGTGGTTATTTTAGTTGAGGCGGGAGAGCATCAAATTGAAGTGAAATCAAAAGATTTATAAACCTATAAATAGCAAAACAGCTTCAAAGTCAGCCATTAATATAGACTGACTTTGAAGGATTTCATTTCTTGAATGGATTATTGGGTTACCATATTTTTGTATTGTAAGAGCAGATGTAGGCGCCCCCGTATCAGGATTAAATCTGCCATTACAGGAATATTTTATTAACGAGGTTTGTCATTCGTTAATATGGATGCAGGCCAACAAGCAGATGATTTAGTCTAAACTCGGGATAAGAAATTAGCTAAGAGATTAGCTTAATTAGATTTGAAAAAAGGTTACTTTTCTTGGCTTAGGTTGCACTGATACAGACGGGTTTCAATAACCGTTCTCTTATCTCCAAAAGCATTGTTATCCAACTGTATTATTTGAGAGTAATCTATCACCTCATCAACTAAAACCGTATCTGCACCTGCTTCTGCTGCCAGCTCTTTTAACCGCCGATTACAGTGCCTTTCACCATTTTCACGGCGACTTTCACAGTTTTGCATCCGAATATATTTACATGATTGGGTAAGCTCTGTAACAATAACAACCTTGTCGGCTTCATTATTAGAAGCTGTAACACAGGCTGCTAATATCAAAAAAAGTGGCCAAATCAAGAATAATTTCATTTAGAGTTTTCCCTTTATCATTTCAGATTATAGCAAGTCATGTGAATAGCTTGCTGCTGTTCAAATCATCACATCGCTTGTACTATAAAAACTCCGTAACTCACTGAAATAAAGTACAAGTAATTTGATGAAAGCTTTTTAAGGTGGAAGTTTTTAAGGTGAAAGTACAGGCAATCAGCAATAGAACACCAAACATGATGTTCTATTGCCTCGTACAGATATTAATTAAAATATCTTCTGCGTATCGCTAACAAAACAATCAATGCTGCAAATAATGATGTAGTGCTGCCACCACCTGAACTTGAACCTGATGTCTGATCTTGCTCATCGTTATCGTCTTCAGGGTCATTATCGTCTGGCTGTGTTTCTTTTGCAGTTACCACAATCTGCATAGTTGTTTCTGACTGTAAATCTTGGCTATCCGTTGCCACTGCTTTTAAAACATGAGTGCCGACTGGCAAATCAGCCAGTTGAGTTTCACTTGCAGTCCATTGGTAAGGAGCAGATGTTAATGCCGAGATTTGAACACCATTCACAAACAAAGTAACTTGCTTGATTGTGCGTGTACTCATTGAGGTAGACGCAGTTACATCAATCGTTAATTCGTTATACCCCTGCTCAACGCTTAGTGAACTTTCACTAAAATTAACCTCTGGCGCGACGACTGTTTCTTCTACAATTAAATCGGCAGTCACTTCTAACGTAAGGCCTTCACTATCGGTCACAATCGCTTTTAAAACATGAGTACCGACAGGGAAGTTAAGTAACTCTTCTTTAAAATCATCATTATGGCCCCACTCGTATGGCGCAACCGATTCTTTTCGAATGAGATTACCATCAATGTACAGTGCGACGTCGGCAATAGTGCGGGTTTCAACTGGGGTTGATGCATCAACGCTCAAAGAGAAGCTGCTATACCCTTGTGAAACTGTGTAAGTCTCTTGCGAAAATGATGCGCTCGGCGTTGGATCCACTACACTTAAATTCGATGTGGTTTCTGCTGTTTCACCTTTACTGTCATCCACAACGGCTTTTAATACATAGTCGCCAATTGCTAAGCCCTTTAGGCTAGCCTCGGTATTTGACCATTTGTACGGTGCCGTATCGAGCGTTGAAATAAGCGTATCATCTAAATATAAACTAACCGAGTCAATGGTACGTGCGCTATCAGGCGTGCTCGCATCAACATTGATTTCAAGGTTTGTGTAATCTTTAACCACTGTGATATCTGATTTAACAAACTCGACTGTTGGTGTGCCTTCAACCACATTTAGAGTCATAAAAGTTTCAGAAGTGGCGCCTGTATCATCAGTTACTAGTGCTTTAACCGTATAAGAACCTAAGGCTAAATTTTGTAATTTTGTTTCGCTTTCTGTCCAAGTAAACGGTGCCGCGTTAAGTGTGGACACCAGCTCATCATCTACATATAAAGAGACAGAAGCAATCGAACGCGCAGGATCTTTAATGGATGGCGTGGCAGAAATTAATACTGATGAATAATCTTTAATTAAGGTTAATTCAGGCTGATCAAAATTAACGGATACGGTAGGAATATCCAAATCAATAATCTGTAGATGTAACGGCAGTGAATTGCCTGAACCTCTTTCCTGCAAATAATAATAAACTTTACCATCATGAATGTAGATAGTGCCGTGGGCAAATGTCGGCCCATCTGTTGCTTCATAAACTCGAGTAAAAATACTAGTACCACCTGCAGCCATTTCAACATACGGTCGGCCGTTATTAAGCCCAATAATGTAAATATTATCACCCGCAGTATAAATTGAAGTAGCCCCAACAAAGTCTGTGTCTATAATAAACTCTTCGGCTCCAGCAGGTTTATATGAGTGGATATAGACCTTTTCTTTTGGCACATCAGCAAAACCGTACTTGTCAGCTTCAGATGAATTGTTATTCGTTTGTACAAGACTAATGATATGAATATCACCACGCGCAGTGACCGTCCAATCAAAATCTTTAACAATATAAACTGAGTTTGGTTGCTCGTGCGTTATATAATCACCGGGCTCAAATACTTTAATTTCATCTGAGTTAACCAGCGGATACGTCATGGGTTCACCTTTATGGTTTTTCCAATCTCCATCGCCTTGAGGATGATCCGAATAAGCATAATAAACACCATTTTGGTATTTATATTTATCATCGTTGTCATTACTACGTTGCTGAAAACCAACACGAAGCTTACCATTTAGGTATTTCATATTACCGTATAAGCCCCAGTTGTAGGGGTTGCCGTGCGTTTTTTGATCTTTGTGGTTAAATGGCGTGAATTTAGACCACTTTTGATTTTCTGCATCATAACGGTTAAAGATATAAGCCCCGTTATTATTACCCCCTAAACGCATATACAACAAAAGCGTACCATCTGTTGTTTCAAAAAATTTGGGGTACGTTAAACGCGCAAAATTACCTTTATCCGCAATATCGCCTGTCATCGTCAAATGTTTATAATCATCATCACCTTGGCTAACTTCACTGGTATCTTTCACAAACTTGTCTAAGGTAAAATCAGCGTCAGGTAGTTCAGCCGCCCCAGGCACGGAATAAGAATAACGGAAAAAATCATCTTTGAATTTACCGTCATAGTTATTATCGTCATAGGCGTGCATGTCGAAGACCATATGAATGGTGCCATTAATCGGACTCACCGCTAAACCGATGGTATTGTGTGATTCACCAATCCACCAATCACCTCTAAAACCAGTGTGTTGGTGCGGAAACTCAATATCAACCGTTTTACCAGTGAGGGTATTAAGCCGTGTTAACATCACGTGGCGATCGTCTTTACCACCACGATACCAAGTCATAAAGACATAATGTTTGTAAGTTTTAACCGCATCACCATGGGCAGAAATACTTCTGCCAAAATGAAAATCATAGACGTCAGTACCATTGTTTGGCACATTGTAACCAACATTACTACCATCAAAATAAAGGCCATTGTCCGCTATTTTAGTATCACTCTCTAACGTCACATCAGCATTTACATTTGCGGTTGTCAGCAATAAGGCAGCGGTTAATAGTTTAGAAGAAGTTTTAACTAAAGATTTTAGTATTAAATCAACACCTTTCATACGACTACGACAATTGCCAGTTGCTGACTTGTCGTCGCCAACTGGTATGCAGCTTGTAATGTTGTTCACGTTTATACCTCGTTTGAAATAGATTTGTCTTAAGCCACTATTAACAGGTCTGAAACCCAGTTAACAAAAACCCAAAACGAAGACAATTATTAATACATTATGCCAACATTTAAAATCATTATCAAACACAAACAATCAACTCAAATCACATTTAATTTATAAACGTGGATAACAATAAATAAACCATTGCTTTTAATGACGAAATTTGTCAGTTAATGATTACCCCCACCTCTTTTATTTAACGCACAGTTTGATTGCCGAAATGCTTGTACCTAAAATTTACCAGCAATACTTAAACCTGTTCTAATACGGCTGAATTTCACCCGTCAGCAGCCAACTGATACAAGATATCAGACACATTAGTTAAATGACCGCCAAGTTTAAAAACTTCATTAATAAAACAATGCATACAAGGGGGAAAAATCACTAACCAAATGATTTTATAATCTTTTATAGATGGCTGGCTTTTAAACTTACTCCCGTAAAGCTTCGCATTCATTTATTATGAGCCTATCTTCCCGTAGCGGCTGCGTTGAGACAGATGCAATACAATTACTCCGCTCTCTGTTTTTACCGGAAAATACATTTCATACCGACCATCGCTGGACGAGAACCAATGCTTTTTATTCTCTGCGCTAAAAACGGAGTTCAAGTATTTCCGTTCTTCACTGGACGTGCTTAATATGTAGTTCGCTTTTTGAGGTTCTTTGTCATCATTAAGGTACATGTATCCGCCAAAGCCCAATAAATACGACTTGTCATTGATATCATCTCTAACGATTACAGTAATAGAAGGAAATTTTTCCTCTACCTTACTTAAAATTTTAATATCTTGTGAGGTATTCTCGAGATACTCTCTTGTAAATGAGTAATTAGATAGTCTCGACATAACATCACTTTGCTCTGTAACCAAATCAGCAGCAGAGGAAACAAGATAAGTTTCTTTTTTGTAGTGGCCATATCCCCCAAATATAGCCCCAAAAATATAACCAGTAATGAACTTGTAAAAATAAAGACCGGACGAGTGGTATTTGATTTCCTTGCCTCGACATTTCTATTACCTTCAGCAATCGCAGTAAGATTGAACATAATATTCAATATAATTGAGCCCGACAAAACTGCAAAGATACCCAATATACTTAGCAAAAACATTTCGGTCATATTTTCCCGAAATACCTTAAACCCAAAAACTGTAGAGCAAACAAAAATGAAAAACCAGTACATTAGCCCAACAACCGAAACTAATGCGATTTTGTTTGTAACTTTAACGATATTCATAATTTCAATTCCATATGCTCATAACGATTTAGTATTCATACACACCTAGTTTGTGTGAATAAATCATTTGTTAAACGGGCAAACAACACGGTTGTTTGGTTCTCGGCATAGCAACATCCGTTCTCGGTGGTATTTTTGATTTTTGGCGAAACCATTATACCACCTTGCTATGCCGATTATTTTTTAAACAAAGATCAACAGCCTTAGTTAGCTTCTCTTTTTACCAAGTCATACATTTGGGAGCCAGCCAGTAAAAACGCGCCTACGCCGTACAATTGCGAATCTTCATACGCAACCACATCAGGTTTATCATTTACACCTTGTACCCAACCAAACTTTCCATCAGGATGAACGGACGAAGACAATATATCCCATGATTTCAAAATGTGAGGCAAATATTGATTTTTATCTAACAGTCCGTTGTTAACGCCCCAAGTTAAGCCATAGTTGTAAAAAGCAGTACCGCTCGATTCAGGATAGTTATCTTTTTCACCAGCCAATAAAGACATAGGCCAAGAGCCATCTTGTTTTTGATGCTTAACGATTGCCGCCGTTAATTGAAGATACAAATCTTCATAATAAGGGCGGTATCTATGATTTTTTGGCAATGCTTCAATAGAGTTAACAACGCCAGCGTAAACCCAACCCATACCACGGGACCAGAATATTTGCTCGCCATATTTGCCTTTTTTATCAAAGTATCTTGAATCTCGGAACATTAATCCAGTTTTAGGATCTCTTAAAAAATCGACTGTGGCCTGAAATTCTTTATGCGCATATTCAGTATATTTTTCGTCACCTGTTATTTCAGATAAAGTAAAAAACGTAGGCGGTCCCATAAATAATGCGTCAGCCCAACACCAGCGCCATTGGCAATTATGCACTCTGTCTTTATTTCGGCCTGCGATAAACTCTAAGCTGTTTGTCGGGTTCTGCTCAATTAACCAGTCGAAAGTTTCTTTTACCGGCGTTAATGCAGCCTTATTTTTGTGTCTGTTGTAATACCAGAGGTTCATCTGACCAATAACATGATCATCAGCAAAGTATTTAACCTTACCCAGTTTCCAGTTATGTGCATTGCCAACATAACCCATCCAGGTCTCATAAAATGGATTGGGTGATCGCTCTGCTAATTCGGTTAAACCCACGTAAAATGCACCTTGGATCCAGCGGCCATAAGATTCCGAACCTTTTTGAGCACGACCGACATGTGGCATATGTTGAGTTCGCGCTATCTGCCAATTGGCTGATTTTTCCATTAACGCCATCACTGACGATGCCTCTGGCAGTTCATTTCCGCTGCTGTGAGTTTGAGCCTTAGGTGCCAAGCCGCAGGATGACATACCAGCTAACAAGACCCCGGCAATAACCAATCTGCCGAAAGGTTTAAATTTTTTCATTTTTTATCTTTCTCCAATACCTAACTTTTCAAATTAAACACTTGCAAATACAAAGTACGTTTATCGCCTTCGCCATCTGCTTTTTTTAAATAATAATAAACCTTGCCATCCGCTACGTATAAAACACCTTTATCAAATTGAGGGCCTTGTTTATGCTGATAGACGACTTTAAAGTTGCTCTCGCCTCCTTTGGTCCTTGCAATATTGACCCGCCCGTTATTTAAACCAATTAAATAAACATAATTGCCGGCAGTATAAAGTTGACTGCCTGTTTCGTATTTAACTGTAGTGAATTCTTTGCTACCTGATTTGCGAAAGGTGTGCAAATTAATGACTTGATCAAATTCTAAATCCTTTACTTGACTAACAAAGTGCTCATCCCCATCATCTGTTACCGTAAAGTCAAATCCATGCACAATAGATACTTGATCTTTCTTAGTCGTTTTAGCCCAATCACCTGGCTCAGCTATTTTAATTAATTCCGATTTAGCCAGAGGTAAGGCAATAGGCTCTCCATACGCATTTTGCCAATTGCTTACGCCTATAGGATCATCAGAGTAAGCATAATAAATACCGTTTTGATAAAGATATTTATCGGTTTTATTTTTTGAACGACGCTGGAAAGCTACGCGAAATTTTCCGCCTACATATTTAAAATCGCCATACAAACCCCAGTTGTACTTGCTTCCATGCTCTGATGCCAATACGCGATTAAAATCGGTATAACCATGCCATTGTTTACCATCAAAGCGCGCGAACAACATTTTTCCATTGGCTGAAAATCCAAAGCGCATCTTCATAAATAAGTCACCGTTATCGCCTGTAAAAAAGGCTGGGTAAGTCAATAATTTAGTCGTTTCAATATCATTGATGCCAGGAAAAGCTAGGTGCTTATAATGTCCAGCTTTAGAATTAACAAATAGGCTTAAATTAAATTGCTCATCAGGCACAGTGGCAGCCCCGTCCAATGTGTATGAATACCGCAAATAATCATCGGCAAAGGCGTTTACTCGACCATTTCTATGCATATCGTATAACAGGTGGATTGAGTCATTTTTAGGACTAATGCCAACTGCAATGGTGTTATGGCTTTCGCCTAGCCACCATTTTCCTTTAAAGCCGGTATGTCGGTGTGGAAAAGCAATCGTTTTAAGCATCCCTGTTTTGGTGTTTAACCTTGACAACATGACTCGGCGATCATCTTTTCCACCGTGATACCAAGTCATAAAGACAAAGTTTTTATAAACTTTAATACAATCACCGTGTGGAGATAAGGCATCGCCAAATATATAATCAAACCCGTTGGGATTGTTCTCAGTGTGTTTTCCAGTAACTTTATTGCCATCGAAGAACATAGCGCTGTCAGTCACTTTTATTTGTGATACAAAGTAATTTTGAGAAATTGTAGCGACCTGAGCCAAAGCACCATAAGTAACAAATAGCAGTACGCCTACAAACCAACGGCTAAAAAACTTTAAATATTTCATTTTTATAACTCTCGACCTTTCAATGCGATTATAATAATCAAATATAATCAACAACGCGACAGTTAAGTCAAAAAAAACAAAAAAGATTAATAATGTGTCAGTTTTAGTTTAAATATAGGTTAAACTAATTTTATAGTTAAAATTTGATAATAGATTTAATCTAGGCGAAGGCGTGTTTATCTTTGTTTATAACTTGAGCCAAGAGGTCAAAATGAAAATTAGCAGAATACGATTCATTACCGGATCTAATTTTTCAGCAACACAGATTAATAACTCACTTTTTCTATTGCTAAAAATTATACTGACAAGTCTTATTCTAGCGTTGGCAGGCTGCAATCAAACGCTGTCCAAACAAGCAGCTACCCAAGATGTCGAAACCTTAACGCCACCCAACATCTTGTTTATTTACACTGACGATCAGGCACCATGGGCGTTGGGACGCTCAGGCAATAAACAAGCGTTAACACCTAACTTAGACAAGCTTGCAAATCAAGGTATGTATTTCCCCAATGCGTACGCCACTACACCAGTTTGTACACCTTCACGAGCTGGCTTATTGACCTCTCAATACGGATACGAATTAGGTTTAGATGATTGGATCAATACTAAAGCTAAAACATTAACTGGACATCAACCTGATTTAGGTTTAGAACAAAAATACGAAACTTGGCCTGAGATACTGCAACAAAAGGGCTATAAAACAGGGCTGATTGGGAAATGGCACCTAGGCTACCAGCCAAAGCATCATCCAACACAGCATGGCTACGACGAATTTGTTGGCTTTGTTGGCGGCGGCACTTCGCCAGATAACCCCGTGTTAGAGATCAATGGTCAAGCACAAAAAACACAAGGTTTAACCACAGATATTTTAACTGACCATGCGCTTGCTTTTATCGAAAAACATAAAAATTCACGTTTTGCTTTATCACTGCATTATCGAGCACCACATTATAAATTTTTACCCGTAGCACCAGAAGATGAAGCTCCTTATCTTAATATGGAAATGGAGCTACCCCACCCTGCCTACCCAGATTTAAATACCGCACGTGCAAAGCAATTTATGCGTGAGTACCTATCTAGTGTCCGTGGTATTGATCGCAATGTGGGACGCGTAATGAATCTTTTAGATAATCTAAAATTAACTGATAATACCATGGTGATATTTACCTCTGATCATGGTTACAATATTGCTTTTAATGGTATTTGGCATAAAGGTAACGGGTTTTGGCTTGTTAATAACCCACCCGCCAGTACAGAGCAGATCCCATCAGGACAACGCCCTAATTTATATAATCCAAGCCTTAAAGTACCCACGCTTATCCGTTGGCCAAATGTAATTAAAGCCAACACACAAAACCTGACCAGTATTTCAAATTTGGATTGGTTTCCAACATTGATGCATGTGGCCAATGCAAAACCCAGCGCCTCGAATATCATTAGAGGAAAAAGCTTTTTTACAGCTTTGCAAGATGAAAATATCGTCTTATCAAGCGATTATTACGCAGCTTATACCACTCAACATCAATCGATCACTGGCATGAGAATGTATAGTGATGGTCAATATAAATTACTACGCGACTTTAAAAACCCAGGCCGTGATGAGTTTTATGACTTGATAAATGATCCTGAAGAAACAACCAATTTAATAAACTCAAAGTTATCTGAACAGCAACAGAGTATCGTGACAAAATTTGACCAAATTATTTCAGAAAAAATGCGTACGACATCTGACCCATTATATCAAGCCGTCGTGTCAGATTAGATACAGAAGCTAAATGAGAAAAAATTTGAGAACTTCTTATATGGCAAATTAAATGGCCCTAATGCTTAATGAAAGTCGTTTACAGATCACTGGCACCGTTGGTGCCTTTTGGGGGGCATGGAAATTGGGCCAATCAATTGCTACGGTTGGCAGAAAAAATAGGTGAGGCGCAGGCGGTGCTGACAACAACCATGAAGCAAACCCACACCGATATAGGTGTTACATGCGGTAAAGGTCGCTTACATGGAGATCGACAAGTTCATCAAAACTTGTCTCTTTGCTGCATTTTAGCGCTCATAGCTTTCATCATTTTTTTAACGAGCTCGGGGTGCTGATCTGCCACATTTTTAGTTTCTTTTTCTTGGCTTGCAAGATCATATAAAGCAAAGCCTTTTTTACCCATGTGAATTAAGCGAAAGTTACCCATGCGTATCGTATGATTGTGCCGCCAATAGGCATAAGCAGCATGGCCTTGTGCATCTGGGTCATTAACCTGCTTAATAAGTGACTTACCATGAGGCTGCTCTGGCATTGGTAAACCGATTAACTTTGTTAATGTTGGGAAAATATCAGCGGTTTCAACGACTGCCTGAGAACCTTCACCGGGATTGGGCATATCAGGATAGGAAATTAATAACGGTGAGCGTAATGCTTGTTCATACAAATTATGTTTACCCCACATGCCATGCTCACCTAAATTCCAACCATGATCCCCCCACAAGACAACAACTGTATTCTTATCTGCGCCAGAATCTTTAAGCGCTTGTAAAATTTTACCGACTTGGGCATCAGCGTAACTCACACAGGCGGCGTAATGGCGACGAACAGATTGGGCAAAGGCTTCGTCGGTGAGCGGGTTTTTGCCCCAGCGGTTATATTTCATGAATTCATTAGAGTTAAACCACGTAGAAGGCCCCTTGGGTTTATTCGGATATGGATTTTCTGGAAACGCTACTCCCTCATATAAGTCGAGGTATTTTTTAGGAGCGCCAAAGGGCAAATGAGGTTTAATTAACCCTACAGCTAGAAAGAAAGGCTTTTCGGGTTGATTTGTCAGTTGCTGTAATTGTTGGATAGCCTCATCAGTAATTAAGCCATCAGGATATATATTGTCATCATCTTCTGCGGCTTGAAACACATCCATATCTGAGGCTTTTTTGCGAATTTCACCGTGTGCTAAGCCATGCATAGCGCCTTTGGGGGTTTCCCACTCAGCCACTGGCATCAGGCTTTTGCTCCAGCCGTCAGGTAGCTCTGGCTGAGAAGGGTCGTCCCAATTTTCACCCATATTTCCGCCTGGGTAATGAGAAACTTTACCGACTGCAATCGTGGTGTAGCCTTGCGATTTAAACCATGCAGGCATACTCGCGGGGATCTCACCTGTGCGCTTTTTCAATGCTTCAGCGCGGCCTTTCATGGCATTATTACTGGTTGGCCCATAACGACCCGTTAATAACGAATACCGAGAAGGGCCACAACTGGGCGCATTCACAAAATGATTTAAAAAGATCCGGCTATTTTCTGCTAGTGCATCAATATTAGGCGAATGAATATGGGTCGCGCCGAATGAATTTAGTTCAGGACGTAAATCATCAAGAGCGATAAACAACACATTTTTAATTGGCTGTTTTGGGCTAACTGTGTCTTCGTTAAGTGGCGAGGTAGTACAGCCTTGAGCCAATAGAACACTTGTGATTAGCGCTAGTGAACAGACAAGCTTAGTTTTTATTATCCTCAGTTAACTGTAATGATCAAATGTTGTGACGAGTTAAAACAAGGAAGTGTTTACGGCTGCATGGATGATGGCTCACCTAAAGCATTAAACAAACTGACAGGAGAAACAAAAACTAACATGAAAACAACGCGCTAAAAATCACGGCCGACAACGGTCTAGCTTCACTCGCCTTGAAAAAAGTCTGCCATGACGACACACCTGTTTATTCCTTATATAAGCAGAACTCAACACCGGGCTTGTGACGTGCAAGGATGCACTAATGCCTTGACTGCAGGACGCAGAGAAACGGTCCAACAATAGGATTAAGTTGCGGCTTTGCGCAACATATCCTTATTTATTAGGTATACACTGCTTCATAAATAACAATACTGTTAATAATTAACAATACAAAATACGCTAATTGCTCAATATAGAACAATGTTGGTTTGCTTAATTTAGCAGCCTTTAAAATATATGATTCTTTGAAAACAAAACCAAAAGTAAACATCGAAACCCATGCAATAAAGATTACAGATACTATTACTTGTTTAACTAAGGGTTGCACCAAGTTTTCATTGAGCGCTAAAGCACAAATAAGAAATATGATTCC
The sequence above is a segment of the Catenovulum adriaticum genome. Coding sequences within it:
- a CDS encoding Ig-like domain-containing protein, with the translated sequence MNNITSCIPVGDDKSATGNCRSRMKGVDLILKSLVKTSSKLLTAALLLTTANVNADVTLESDTKIADNGLYFDGSNVGYNVPNNGTDVYDFHFGRSISAHGDAVKTYKHYVFMTWYRGGKDDRHVMLTRLNTLTGKTVDIEFPHQHTGFRGDWWIGESHNTIGLAVSPINGTIHMVFDMHAYDDNNYDGKFKDDFFRYSYSVPGAAELPDADFTLDKFVKDTSEVSQGDDDYKHLTMTGDIADKGNFARLTYPKFFETTDGTLLLYMRLGGNNNGAYIFNRYDAENQKWSKFTPFNHKDQKTHGNPYNWGLYGNMKYLNGKLRVGFQQRSNDNDDKYKYQNGVYYAYSDHPQGDGDWKNHKGEPMTYPLVNSDEIKVFEPGDYITHEQPNSVYIVKDFDWTVTARGDIHIISLVQTNNNSSEADKYGFADVPKEKVYIHSYKPAGAEEFIIDTDFVGATSIYTAGDNIYIIGLNNGRPYVEMAAGGTSIFTRVYEATDGPTFAHGTIYIHDGKVYYYLQERGSGNSLPLHLQIIDLDIPTVSVNFDQPELTLIKDYSSVLISATPSIKDPARSIASVSLYVDDELVSTLNAAPFTWTESETKLQNLALGSYTVKALVTDDTGATSETFMTLNVVEGTPTVEFVKSDITVVKDYTNLEINVDASTPDSARTIDSVSLYLDDTLISTLDTAPYKWSNTEASLKGLAIGDYVLKAVVDDSKGETAETTSNLSVVDPTPSASFSQETYTVSQGYSSFSLSVDASTPVETRTIADVALYIDGNLIRKESVAPYEWGHNDDFKEELLNFPVGTHVLKAIVTDSEGLTLEVTADLIVEETVVAPEVNFSESSLSVEQGYNELTIDVTASTSMSTRTIKQVTLFVNGVQISALTSAPYQWTASETQLADLPVGTHVLKAVATDSQDLQSETTMQIVVTAKETQPDDNDPEDDNDEQDQTSGSSSGGGSTTSLFAALIVLLAIRRRYFN
- a CDS encoding glycoside hydrolase family 88/105 protein; the protein is MKKFKPFGRLVIAGVLLAGMSSCGLAPKAQTHSSGNELPEASSVMALMEKSANWQIARTQHMPHVGRAQKGSESYGRWIQGAFYVGLTELAERSPNPFYETWMGYVGNAHNWKLGKVKYFADDHVIGQMNLWYYNRHKNKAALTPVKETFDWLIEQNPTNSLEFIAGRNKDRVHNCQWRWCWADALFMGPPTFFTLSEITGDEKYTEYAHKEFQATVDFLRDPKTGLMFRDSRYFDKKGKYGEQIFWSRGMGWVYAGVVNSIEALPKNHRYRPYYEDLYLQLTAAIVKHQKQDGSWPMSLLAGEKDNYPESSGTAFYNYGLTWGVNNGLLDKNQYLPHILKSWDILSSSVHPDGKFGWVQGVNDKPDVVAYEDSQLYGVGAFLLAGSQMYDLVKREAN
- a CDS encoding BNR-4 repeat-containing protein — encoded protein: MKYLKFFSRWFVGVLLFVTYGALAQVATISQNYFVSQIKVTDSAMFFDGNKVTGKHTENNPNGFDYIFGDALSPHGDCIKVYKNFVFMTWYHGGKDDRRVMLSRLNTKTGMLKTIAFPHRHTGFKGKWWLGESHNTIAVGISPKNDSIHLLYDMHRNGRVNAFADDYLRYSYTLDGAATVPDEQFNLSLFVNSKAGHYKHLAFPGINDIETTKLLTYPAFFTGDNGDLFMKMRFGFSANGKMLFARFDGKQWHGYTDFNRVLASEHGSKYNWGLYGDFKYVGGKFRVAFQRRSKNKTDKYLYQNGIYYAYSDDPIGVSNWQNAYGEPIALPLAKSELIKIAEPGDWAKTTKKDQVSIVHGFDFTVTDDGDEHFVSQVKDLEFDQVINLHTFRKSGSKEFTTVKYETGSQLYTAGNYVYLIGLNNGRVNIARTKGGESNFKVVYQHKQGPQFDKGVLYVADGKVYYYLKKADGEGDKRTLYLQVFNLKS
- a CDS encoding sulfatase family protein is translated as MKISRIRFITGSNFSATQINNSLFLLLKIILTSLILALAGCNQTLSKQAATQDVETLTPPNILFIYTDDQAPWALGRSGNKQALTPNLDKLANQGMYFPNAYATTPVCTPSRAGLLTSQYGYELGLDDWINTKAKTLTGHQPDLGLEQKYETWPEILQQKGYKTGLIGKWHLGYQPKHHPTQHGYDEFVGFVGGGTSPDNPVLEINGQAQKTQGLTTDILTDHALAFIEKHKNSRFALSLHYRAPHYKFLPVAPEDEAPYLNMEMELPHPAYPDLNTARAKQFMREYLSSVRGIDRNVGRVMNLLDNLKLTDNTMVIFTSDHGYNIAFNGIWHKGNGFWLVNNPPASTEQIPSGQRPNLYNPSLKVPTLIRWPNVIKANTQNLTSISNLDWFPTLMHVANAKPSASNIIRGKSFFTALQDENIVLSSDYYAAYTTQHQSITGMRMYSDGQYKLLRDFKNPGRDEFYDLINDPEETTNLINSKLSEQQQSIVTKFDQIISEKMRTTSDPLYQAVVSD
- a CDS encoding sulfatase, with translation MAQGCTTSPLNEDTVSPKQPIKNVLFIALDDLRPELNSFGATHIHSPNIDALAENSRIFLNHFVNAPSCGPSRYSLLTGRYGPTSNNAMKGRAEALKKRTGEIPASMPAWFKSQGYTTIAVGKVSHYPGGNMGENWDDPSQPELPDGWSKSLMPVAEWETPKGAMHGLAHGEIRKKASDMDVFQAAEDDDNIYPDGLITDEAIQQLQQLTNQPEKPFFLAVGLIKPHLPFGAPKKYLDLYEGVAFPENPYPNKPKGPSTWFNSNEFMKYNRWGKNPLTDEAFAQSVRRHYAACVSYADAQVGKILQALKDSGADKNTVVVLWGDHGWNLGEHGMWGKHNLYEQALRSPLLISYPDMPNPGEGSQAVVETADIFPTLTKLIGLPMPEQPHGKSLIKQVNDPDAQGHAAYAYWRHNHTIRMGNFRLIHMGKKGFALYDLASQEKETKNVADQHPELVKKMMKAMSAKMQQRDKF